A window of Aurantibacillus circumpalustris genomic DNA:
GTGGCGTCGGCTTAAAACACTCTGAATTTCCGCAAAAGTTTATGAAGCCTTGATTTTTGCCTACTTTTTATCAAGAAAAAGTAGGAAGAAAAATTTAGAGATCTTAATTTTATTTTGACTAGCGAAGATTTGAAAAATACTCCGAGCAATCGCAATTTACTTTAATCTCCAACGGCTCAAACTAATCAATGCTTTTGCTAAATCAAAAAAAATTAAAGCACAAAAAAAAGGCTCTTAAAAAGAGCCTTCAGTGCTTAGTAAGAATAGTATTAATTAACGACCAATCTTTTTTGGTTTATCTCCGCCATCGCGATCATCATCTCCAGACCCAACAATTGCACCACCCTCAGTATTGTCATCTTCAACAAGCAAGTCGCCAAATTTACCACTCGCCTGACTTGTGCTTTCAGATGTTGATTTTGATTCAGTATTAGAATGATTACCGCATCTCGGTTTCACTCCAGACTTATGACACCCAACAAAACCAAATGCTGGAATCAAAAGTATTAGTATTATTTTTAAAGCTTTCATTTCAATTCTACTTAAAGTACAATAAAGTTATAGAATAAGTTTTAAATCTCCAAAATTTTAACAATTTTAAATAATCAGCTCTACTCTGGTCCCTAAAACGTTATTTTCCGTGTCTTTTAACTCAAACGGACCGTTAATTGAAATGTTAATATGGTTGGTAACCGCTAATAACTGAATTCTTTGGGTAGTTATGGAAGTGCCTCTGGATACATGCAGACTTCTTTTCGACATTTTTCTAGCCTTACTTTCTTCTATACCAATGCCATTGTCTTGAATACTAAAAATAATACGTTCATCGCTGCCTTGCTCAACACGAATGTCTATTCTGCCAGTTTTATCAGAAGGTAAAATACCATGTAAAATTGAGTTTTCTACGTAGGGTTGTAAAAGCATTGGCGGAATTTCTATAGATTCAACATCGATATCATCGGCAATGCTTATGTTGTATTGAAATTTATCCTCAAAGCGCATTAGTTCAATTTGTAAATAGAGATCAAGCCTACTTATTTCTTCAGATACAGGAACAAGATTACTCATGGAGCTATCTAAGTTCATGCGAATGAGTTTAGCAAAACGCGACAAATATCTATTTGCAGAAAGTTTATCCTCTTTGTCCATATAATACTGAATAGAGTTTAGCGCATTAAAAATAAAATGTCGGTTCATACTCGAATTCAGACTTTGATGTTCAAGCAGCATGAGCTTAGATTTATATTCCAATTGTTGTGTTTGATGTTTTTTGCGAATTTCATTAATACTGTATTTGTATATTCCAAATAGCAAGAGTAAACCGGCTAAAATGCAGAGTAAAATAAACCACCATTTAGTCCAGAACGGCGGTAAGATTTCAAAATTAAAAGTCGCCGGAGTTTTATTCCAACTACCCATCACATCTCCTGCAATAACTTTAAAAATATACTTGCCATGTGGTAAATTAGAATAGGTTGCAAATGTAGCTTCGGTTTCCGCGGACCAATAATCATCAAAGCCTTCGAGCTTGTATTTATATCTTACCGAAGTAGGGTTACTAAGTTTAACGCCTATGTAATCAAAAGTAAAATGACTTGTTTGATATTTTACTTGTAAATTTTTTGGTAAAAGAGTTGCTTGATCTATTTCGCTTGTAATTTTTGTCCAGTTTGTATCGCGTAAAAATAATCTTACGCCAGAAATATGCGTGATGGGTTCAATATTATCTGAGCGAAAATCTTTTATGTTAGGATCATATTTAATTACACCTTCAGTAGTTCCCATCCAAATGTTTCCCACATGATCTCGGTAGGCCGCATTTTGGTTGCATTCCATACCTGGTAAGCCATCAAATATGGTATAATGTCTGAATTTTGCTTTTCTAGATTTTAGATATTCTTTAGCGTCTAAAACAAAGATGCCGCTATTAGTTCCTATCCAAAGCGATTGGTTTTTATCCAATTCCAAAAAACAAACGTTGTTAGAATTAAAAATACCTTCTATCAAAATTCTCGAAAAGGTTTTGCCGTCGTAATAGTTAATTCCTGCTCTTGTTCCTATCCAAAGATTGGTGTCTTTATCTTCAACTAATGATAATAAATTGTTATTGCAGAGTCCGTCACTAGTTGTGTATTTTGTAAAACGATTGTTTTCAAATTTGTATAGCCCATTTTTGGTTGCAAACCATAAACGGTTTTTTTTATCTTCAACAATACTCATTACATCTCTGCCAATGTTAACGCTATCGCTGACATAATTTTTAAAAGCTGCACCATCAAAAACTGCAACACCTTGGGTGGTTCCAAACCATAAATTTCCGCTATGATCTTGGCAAATAGAAAATATTT
This region includes:
- a CDS encoding two-component regulator propeller domain-containing protein; its protein translation is MLTTLIVFNSLHAQHYNFINYSTESGLAQSQVRSIAQDKNGYLWLGTLAGLTKYDGKKFVNYSIQNGLIDNQIFSLLADTSNGLWIGTMGGLNHFNGKDFKSYFFKEGMAENLVTAIASDNKGNLWLATDGSGVCKFNGTTFEYFTDENGVANNYVRAACTDNKGFIWFGTKSGICFYDGKSFKTLGQNILQPQNVSHIFIDKHKNLWFSTFGEGVYCYDGKTFKNYSEGDGLINNWIRSAIEDSEGNIWFASKFGLSRFDGKTFTRFTETDGLPLDKTNIVFEDKEKNIWIGSDGKGLCKFLGETFTYLTTKDGLSSNLVLSVLEDQNQNLWFSTFDKGITKKEKNKVTVYSTNEGLNNNTIWASLKDKKNNLWFCTSDGISSYNGKTFKNYGINEGLSARKIFSICQDHSGNLWFGTTQGVAVFDGAAFKNYVSDSVNIGRDVMSIVEDKKNRLWFATKNGLYKFENNRFTKYTTSDGLCNNNLLSLVEDKDTNLWIGTRAGINYYDGKTFSRILIEGIFNSNNVCFLELDKNQSLWIGTNSGIFVLDAKEYLKSRKAKFRHYTIFDGLPGMECNQNAAYRDHVGNIWMGTTEGVIKYDPNIKDFRSDNIEPITHISGVRLFLRDTNWTKITSEIDQATLLPKNLQVKYQTSHFTFDYIGVKLSNPTSVRYKYKLEGFDDYWSAETEATFATYSNLPHGKYIFKVIAGDVMGSWNKTPATFNFEILPPFWTKWWFILLCILAGLLLLFGIYKYSINEIRKKHQTQQLEYKSKLMLLEHQSLNSSMNRHFIFNALNSIQYYMDKEDKLSANRYLSRFAKLIRMNLDSSMSNLVPVSEEISRLDLYLQIELMRFEDKFQYNISIADDIDVESIEIPPMLLQPYVENSILHGILPSDKTGRIDIRVEQGSDERIIFSIQDNGIGIEESKARKMSKRSLHVSRGTSITTQRIQLLAVTNHINISINGPFELKDTENNVLGTRVELII